In one window of Frigoriglobus tundricola DNA:
- a CDS encoding DUF1281 family ferredoxin-like fold protein translates to MPNWCRCEVEVSGRAERVREFLEFAKGDGDGRETVFDFNRFVPYPPEWRKLDEAFYAWLESNPDLSGGFPVHAYDKWGYLWCCRNWGTNSNATEPRYGDATEAAGTLTASVHFETAWCEPWPVVLKASELFPDLAFELHYFEPLGDFAGCYRCSAGVGTDECWACDHVEVDRVPDC, encoded by the coding sequence ATGCCGAACTGGTGCAGGTGCGAAGTGGAGGTCAGCGGGCGGGCGGAACGGGTGCGTGAGTTCCTGGAGTTCGCGAAGGGAGACGGCGACGGCCGGGAGACGGTGTTCGACTTCAACCGGTTCGTCCCGTACCCGCCGGAGTGGCGGAAGCTGGACGAGGCGTTTTACGCGTGGTTGGAGAGCAACCCGGACCTGTCCGGCGGGTTCCCGGTTCACGCCTACGACAAGTGGGGTTACCTGTGGTGCTGTCGCAACTGGGGGACGAACAGCAACGCGACGGAGCCGCGGTACGGCGACGCGACCGAGGCCGCCGGCACCCTCACCGCGTCGGTGCACTTCGAGACCGCGTGGTGCGAACCGTGGCCCGTCGTCCTCAAGGCGTCGGAGCTGTTCCCGGACCTGGCGTTCGAGCTGCACTACTTCGAGCCGCTCGGCGACTTCGCCGGGTGCTACCGGTGCTCGGCGGGAGTCGGCACCGACGAGTGCTGGGCCTGCGACCACGTCGAAGTGGACCGGGTGCCAGACTGCTGA
- a CDS encoding aminotransferase class V-fold PLP-dependent enzyme: MPDLLYLDTARLGRISPSALRAHQDAAALAAAEGASALFDRFLTHGLAACPREMRDRYPGLAAWAGVTELKRALGSLVGHGPDLPVLIANRSAQLMKLAARLLFGPCRNVLTTDLGWPPYHAVLEDAARRAGRAVTTVAVREDALAGRIDETELVDVVGRAYARGRCDGLFLTAVGHLGVRLPVERIVRAAEAAGEVCFVAVDGAQDFCHTRGPVRTGCCDLYIAGCHKWLAAHHPMGLGFYGRPRSRTVIDTTLESAIADGTIDDPLLALSTQIERSDLGGAGETVNLVSLFTARAAAGDQIVPAAGTEEGRNSVAVTAAAERSGWRPLLPDRNLRSRILLLKAERDAVRAADPQRLRNRLRDAGVAATTYPGGLVRLALPDRELEPTEVTQLTEALRLAA; the protein is encoded by the coding sequence GTGCCCGACCTGTTGTACCTCGACACCGCCCGCCTCGGGCGCATCTCGCCGTCGGCCCTCCGGGCCCATCAGGACGCCGCCGCCCTCGCCGCCGCGGAAGGGGCGTCCGCTTTGTTCGACCGGTTCCTGACGCACGGACTGGCGGCCTGTCCCCGAGAAATGCGGGACCGGTACCCCGGACTCGCGGCGTGGGCCGGGGTAACAGAGCTGAAGCGGGCCCTCGGCTCCCTGGTGGGGCACGGCCCGGACCTGCCCGTGCTGATCGCCAACCGCTCCGCCCAGCTGATGAAGCTCGCTGCCCGGCTGCTGTTCGGGCCGTGCCGCAACGTGCTCACTACCGACCTCGGGTGGCCGCCGTACCACGCCGTGCTCGAAGACGCGGCCCGACGGGCGGGCCGGGCGGTCACCACGGTCGCGGTGCGGGAGGACGCGCTCGCGGGCCGGATCGACGAGACCGAACTCGTTGATGTGGTGGGCCGGGCGTACGCCCGCGGCCGGTGCGACGGGCTGTTCCTGACCGCGGTCGGCCACCTCGGGGTCCGGCTCCCGGTCGAGCGGATCGTGCGGGCCGCGGAGGCCGCCGGCGAGGTGTGCTTCGTGGCGGTGGACGGGGCCCAGGACTTCTGCCACACCCGCGGGCCGGTGCGGACCGGGTGCTGCGACCTGTACATCGCCGGGTGCCACAAGTGGCTGGCCGCCCACCACCCGATGGGGCTCGGGTTCTACGGGCGGCCCCGCTCGCGGACCGTCATCGACACGACCCTGGAGAGTGCAATCGCCGACGGCACCATCGACGACCCGCTGCTCGCGCTCTCCACGCAAATCGAGAGGAGCGACCTCGGCGGGGCCGGCGAGACGGTGAACCTGGTGTCATTGTTCACCGCCCGGGCCGCGGCGGGGGACCAGATCGTCCCCGCAGCGGGGACCGAAGAGGGCCGGAATTCGGTGGCGGTGACGGCCGCGGCCGAGCGGTCGGGGTGGCGGCCGCTGCTCCCGGACCGGAACCTCCGGTCCCGGATCCTCCTGCTGAAGGCCGAACGGGACGCGGTCCGAGCCGCGGACCCCCAGCGGCTCAGGAACCGGCTCCGGGACGCGGGCGTCGCGGCCACCACCTACCCGGGGGGGCTGGTGCGGCTCGCACTCCCGGACCGGGAACTCGAACCAACGGAGGTCACCCAGCTCACGGAAGCCCTGCGGCTGGCGGCGTGA
- a CDS encoding JAB domain-containing protein: MITLNTFDRTPSLAELKVSYRRGRPRTDKQEKMPFVVASAVSCEKYLRSVWDADTMELREEFVLVCLNGAREVLGWVKLYTGGFNFAPVDVRLVMGVALQTASSALIVAHNHPAGVATPSPQDFDVTRRLKEAAALMGIQFLDHLILTRDGYYSFADAGTL, from the coding sequence ATGATTACCCTCAACACGTTTGACCGTACCCCGTCCCTCGCCGAACTGAAAGTGAGTTACCGCCGCGGGCGGCCCCGGACCGACAAGCAGGAGAAAATGCCGTTCGTCGTCGCCTCGGCGGTGAGTTGCGAGAAATACCTCCGGTCCGTGTGGGACGCGGACACGATGGAACTCCGGGAGGAGTTCGTGCTGGTGTGCCTGAACGGGGCCCGCGAGGTGCTCGGGTGGGTGAAGCTGTACACGGGCGGGTTCAACTTCGCCCCGGTGGACGTGCGGCTGGTCATGGGGGTGGCCCTCCAGACCGCGAGCAGTGCCCTGATCGTCGCCCACAACCACCCGGCCGGTGTGGCGACCCCGTCCCCGCAGGACTTCGACGTGACGCGGCGGCTGAAGGAGGCCGCCGCCCTGATGGGCATCCAGTTCCTCGACCACCTGATTCTCACCCGCGACGGGTACTACAGTTTCGCCGACGCCGGGACCCTGTAA
- a CDS encoding DUF6573 family protein, which produces MTEKWTVIDAYTRGQAMADGVLIDVTEVAKETGFRIPVAVTAALWAEYVAVPTGVGDQDERGRLWDVLFMLLVAIRRGRGFGAELRYHLHVRNDNRDGEPPLVELKAVCGPADDGSPCVTVMLPDED; this is translated from the coding sequence ATGACCGAGAAATGGACCGTGATTGATGCCTACACCCGCGGGCAGGCGATGGCCGACGGGGTGCTGATTGACGTGACCGAAGTCGCAAAGGAAACCGGGTTCCGAATCCCCGTGGCCGTGACCGCCGCCCTGTGGGCCGAGTACGTGGCCGTGCCGACCGGGGTCGGGGACCAAGACGAGCGGGGCCGGCTGTGGGACGTGCTGTTCATGCTCCTGGTCGCGATTCGCCGGGGCCGCGGGTTCGGTGCGGAGCTCCGCTACCACCTGCACGTGCGGAACGACAACCGCGACGGCGAGCCCCCACTGGTCGAGTTGAAAGCCGTGTGCGGGCCCGCCGACGACGGGAGCCCGTGCGTAACCGTAATGCTTCCCGATGAGGACTGA